ACTGCTATTATTGAGCACTCCTACCTATCCTGCAAGTGTTTGTCCTGAACAGTATGTTCCATCACGTAAAGTGTTTAAATGTTTTTAAGAGGTTGCTTAATATGTATTCTGCTATTCATCTGACTTCATTGGGAGCACAATTATGCTAGTTTTTTTACACCCACACCTAAACCGTGAATCcctatttcataattttagtGATCATGCTGTTCTGTGGAACTGATGAACTAGTCCACGTTTAGCACTTCCTTATGGTTGCTTTACATTTCAAATCTTGGTATTAGAATGGTGAAGCAATGGTCATTTGCCAGCTTTGATGTGTTGTTGCTGGGTAGGGACATGCACGGCTCATATCATTCATTATCTTTTGAAGGTTATGATGGTTGCTCTACACTATGGCTTTAAAAGGCTCTCTGAACCATCATTCAGGTTTTAATAAAATGCCATAGCTCAATGGTTAATGATGGCTTATGATCCCTTAGAATCAGGCTTTATCCCCTCCTTGCCTGCAGTATCTGCTGTGTCTGCTTCCTTCCCACTAGAATTGATGCTCCACTTTGCTGTCCTTCCTTTGTGTTccttctctccttttcccCTTCCCCTTGCCAGTGTCTGCCAGTAGGTGTGCATGTAAAGCTGGGCAGAatgtattccatgaacacatTGTGTGATTTAACAATAGGATCATGCCTTAGTTTAACTTCCACTTGGGTGGGGGTTTGCAGCATTTTCTTTTACCGAATTATTGTCATGGATTATATACTCCATTACAGTgggtaaattaaatatttttagaaacaaaacTTAACAGAATAGTAGAAGAAAAGTTCTTGCCTTCTTCCTTGTGTAGGAGCAAACTTGCAAGATGTTGGATTTGGAGTGCTGAATTTATTCCATGCTGAACCAACCTAGGGGGTTGTCACCATCTTGCTGTTCCAAGTGGCTGGTGAGAGTGAAGATGGATGGTGGAGCATTGCATATCATTCATCAGTTTGTGTCTTTGTGTGGGATCATGTCAATTCTCTCCTTATCCTGCCCCTGGTATTGCTGGTATACCTGTTGATATAATACCAGCAGCATCCAGTAGTACTACCAGAACCTACTGCTGCCTACCACTACCAGCAGGCCACTGGAACACAATAATCCTTTTCATGAAAGCTCAGTctgcttccttccttcctttgcTCTAATGTGTTCCTTGCCCCTGCCACTATCACACTGTGCTTTAGCATGCTGGATTTGCAATTCTAATAAACCCAACTTGTGATCTTTTAGCTTGTTGTGCCTGTGTAACATAATACTACCTCtggttttaaatatatgttgctACTGACTTTTGGACGGCACGTTtaattgatcatttattttattaaaaactatataGATATTGTTTAGTTTGCCGGGACTTATTTTATCGAAGttactttaagcatgatttacatttttgcatatttataccgagtttttaaaataagatgaatcaTCAGATTTCATGTCTAAAACTCAAccgtcatatatttaaaagaaaagggatGAGTATTTGTTAGGTTTATCAGTGTTATGTGTGCTAGATGCGCAGATTGCCGTGGAAATGCAAATGCTTGCCTGGCTCATCAGTTATCCGCCGTTTCCTGTTGCATTTACATCTGACCATGCTGTACTTACTTACGTTtttcgtctcaaaataaaaaaaaactataaaatatcgACAAAATATAAGAACCTACTGTGAATTGGAACAAATTCTACTATTGTGAATTTCCTGTCATTGGGACGCATattactattataaattttctccGTCTCAAATTGTAAAAACCTAATATTGGATGAGATACATCctatgaaagataaaaaaattctgattTTTACAGTTATTTAATGGAAACATATCGTGTAAGTttgagaataaaaaattatctgatttttacaGTTATTTAATGGAAACATATCGTGTAAGTTTGAGAATTGTGCGAGCATAAGCCGAGGAAAATATGAGAACAAGCTAGAAAGAACATATGTTGCATTTGTTCCACCTGAATAATTCTAGATTTTTCGTTGACTTTTGTGTTTGGTggattttttgtattttggtcattttagaaaacttattttataaactgacttctaaaaaattataatcaagAACAGACTTATTTTTGGTGTTAGTGACCTATGCTCTCGGTGCCACAGTCATTGTCATAGAGACTCTTGGCTCTAGTAGCTATATCGTGAAGAAGGTCAGTGCCAAAGACCTTGGCGCTAAGatcttatttacaaaataagagacatataagtaatatatatatatattcttggtGCTAATATGAATGGCGTCTGTGAATATGTTTTCATATGTGTATGTccttttttctaaactgtttTTGCATATCCGTCCTCCTCggtgcaaatatgtaaaatagcactacaaaaatcaaataatcttttgtCATTCCTATTTCATTCCTAAAGGAACACTGCTCAGAGAGAGCCCTTTTACTATGAATCTAGTACGTAATTCACATGGATGCTTGGAAGTTCATCGTCCAAGCGTATTATTGCTGGGCTTGGAACGGAGAGAGAGTTtggtttggactttggagaGATTTTGGTTGGGTACCCGTACCTGCTGCTGCGACGCTGAGGTTGCAAGCTGGAGCTGGTGCCAGGTGTGCCCAGCTTGTGATATGCGAAACGATGGCCTTTGCCCTGTTGTCACGGTCTGATAGCAGGTAGCTCCCAGGATATTCGGATTTGCTTAGTTTTCTATGGACCTTTGCACATGTCAAAAAATAATTCCtgtgtaaaacttttatacatgtattcctaaccgttaaaaaaatttaaactataattaaaaatttttaaagtcaattttaaaattaagttttagaattcaaattttcacAACGGCTTACAATGTTAAGGGTAATCGATGAGAGTGTATTGCCAGTTTTGGTACGGTAGCAGTCAAAACATGGCTCAAATATCCATTAAATCATTTGATAATTTCctagatttttttacataattccacacaaaaatattaataaagtaaggtatgcaaacaaaacaatacCGATATGCCTCTACCGgcgttaccaaaattttggcaggATTTCTCAACAAACCAAACTCGTTACATCCCTATTTATAACAGcttaaattttgattcttagtgattataattttagaaactactctgttttaaaatataaatatttctataattcaaattttattgtactaaaatataattattttttagctacTAGTTATCCTCGTCAATTACTTCGTATTCAaaattcatcatattttatccACATCTATCATTTCACCCTCATTCATTCGCCGTTCATTAAGATgacaactaaataaataatctacaaatacttatattttaggatgaatATCGAGCTCTAACTTTTCGacgatttgtttttttaaggtgTGGataaaataatctagaaatgcttataaaAAGAGAAAGCTTATTCGGAGGAGGCAAGAATTATGAAGCGGGCCCCACCACCCGGGCGCGCgagcgaggaggagagagacacAACAATCATACACCAGCATGGCCTGCCCCAAGCGCGGGCCCCACTCCCACGCGCCACGCCTGGCCCCACCACGTCACCCTCACTGTGAACCGGAGGATGGCCGGTCCCGCGTGTCATCGACGCCCGCGATCGCGCGtgcgttcgccgccgctgtctgCGGGCCCGGGTGCCTGgccgggtgggccccacgccCCGGCTCAGGAGTCAGGAGAGGAGACAGCTCGTACACCTGGTTCGGCGGCAACAGCGGGATGGACGACTGGCCGCCCGGCAGCGGATGACGTGGCGCGCGAACCCGTCGCACGATCTGGTGGGCCCCCCACCTTTGCTTGCCCCTGTGCACCTGGGCCCCAGGAGTGACAGAGAGTGATATGAAgcccaacttttttttaataaaatgaataaatgaaatgacataaaaataattaataattatctaaagctatatatatatatatgtataaaagtatatgtaaaaataaatgaaatgacataaaaataattaataattatgtaattttttttaataaaataaatagttaaacgtgtataaaaaaatcaaagacaTCAAACCGAGGGAGTGCATGATCATTGTCATCTTTGGGTTGGATAGATCTACTGGAGATCTTCCAAAGATCGGCGCCCAAACCTGTGAACATCCTACATCCTGAACTATACCAACATGcaattaacaaattaacacTTCTTAATCTCCCAAAAGAGCTGCGATACGTTAATAACAAATTCAGACAGCGGTAAAAGTGCGAGAACGAGATAGCTACAGCAGATCACATCGATCTCCATCCCGTGTCCTAGGAagatcacatatatatatatatctcgaTCAAAACCATCACATATATCTCGATCGATCATCCAGTCGTCTTTGCTCAACAAATCGAGGCAAATCAGCTGAGATCTGATCGAGAAGATCTCTGCCATTATAACAGCGGGATTAGCAGTTGAACAAATCAAAGTTAGTTTGCAATCCGATGCTGATTTGTGCTCTATTAATTTTCCCGGTCCATTAATTTGGCAGCACAAGCAAAGTTAACCTAGAACGAGGCAGGCAGCTACACACCCAATAAGCCAGCCAGCTGCATGCCACTGGGAAGCTTCCATTGTTTATACATTACCACCAGCAATTAGCCCTAATCACACATACTAATCATCGATGGATCAGATGCTTCCGACTACTGCAAAAGAAAGGATTTTTATAATATCCCCGGTCAATCCCACGCGTATCTCTCCGGTCCTTGCatgaaatatcaaaataagtATAGACTCCGTCCcaatataactatatttataaattttcatgtATAACATTGgaccgtttgtcttatttaaaaaattatgaaaaattaaaaaatatttacatataaaatactatttatattttatcatctaataacaataaaaatactgattatattttttaaaaaacaacactGGACTTTCAAgtgttaaatataaactgtgaaaaatatatttattgtgagATTGACGGAGTAGCATATGTCATGCATTGCCTGTAAGGATCTAGATACGATTTCTTTCCATCACACATATtccattaattatttgttggtTCGATCCGAGCGGTGAGCAATGTATATACAATTGCAGTTTGTTGCGTCAACTACACGAGTTGCCAGTTTGTTTAATGCGGTGTGATTAGCAGCAGTCTGAAAAAGGCAGGACAGGCCGAGAGAGAGGCACGCACGCAGTACGCATGATTGGATGGATCGATATCAAATTGCATCTACTTAATTTGATCgttagatcgatcgatcgatccatcagTGCTGGATTTATACGCAGTTGGGGCCCTGCAAATTGCGTTTCACGACATGGGGTGGGCTCCTTGAAAATGTGCCCTCACCGGACGCATGGCAACTATCATATTCACAcaagatattaaaaaaaatacatgtgtGTAGCCCATATCTCCCTTGCTTGCTACATGGTAGATCTAGTGAATAAGAACGAGTTGAATAGTAGAGCCAAATAATAGCTATAAACTTAAATTAGATCTAATATTTACAATAGGTTAGCTATAATGCTGGTTctaatatttttcctatatatatttttagcactaattatttatttaatgcaTCTATATTAAAgtatatgtaaagttatttttctcatatatCTTTCTCCTGGCatacttcatatatattttatttgatctcCCCTTCATATGGGCTTATATATAACTGGCATGCACATTGTTATTGCTCTTGCTCTGTACATATGGGTCCAAACCGACGACGATGTAACTGATCTaccaaattataattaaaagatactctctccatgttttctatatgacaccgttgacttttatgtttatatttgatcatacgtcttatttaaaatatataactattaattattttattataatttgatttattcttATAGAAACTTTACGTATGacgtataattttatatatttaaataaaaattttaaataatataaacggtcaagtcaatgacgtcatataaaaaaacatggaagGAGAACATGGGTTGATGAGTTCGATCCCAATGTGGGTGTATTTTATTGAACACGATGCGTGCAAAAAGTCACCAACTTGTGGCAGATTGTTGGCTAGGTAGGGATCGTTCTTGGAAGTAGAAGTGAGCATAGAAAATCGCTGGAGCAGATCGGCCTGAATCTTTCTTAGGATTCATTACAGCTTAATTTGCTATATATGACCTAGCCAGCGCTTCCTCCCATGTGGCCGCGGCTAGCTGCTCCGGCGTATAAATAGCTCCAGCTggtcgccgtcgttgctggCCACCGCACCACACTTGCATTATTATTGCTAGCTCGCCGGAGGAGATCGAGACAACGTGCAGCTGAGCTGGTTGATGGGCAGCAGCCACGCCGGCGGAGAGATGTGCATGGAAGgcggcagggcggcggcggggaggcgcggGGGCAAGAagcagcaggcggcggagcagcagcagcacaaggTCGCCAAGCAGCCGCAGCGCGGGCTCGGCGTCGCGCAGCTGGAGAAGATCCGCCTGCACAACCAGAtggtcgccgccctccgctccgccggcggcggcgccctgcACGACGAcgcgccgtctccgcctccgcctttCGCCGCGCCTCCGGCAATGGCTGCCTCGCCCTTCCACCACCAGCACTACCTCACGGTACGTCGATCGGCATCGTTGATAATGATTAGCGctcttgcaagttgcaagaaAACATCACGCAGCAGACGAACACAAGCTCACCTTCCTGTGTCCGTCTCTGTGGTTTGTAGGATTGCTTTGAGCCGGCGGATCACCGGAGGATCGCCGGCGTGCAGCCGTACTACGAGGGCCATTTGCCGTACAGCTCCAaccggctggcggcggcgccggcagcatTCGTGGCGTATGAAGTGAAGGGCGACCAACAATACGCGTCGTCGGGGCAGAGGCAGCCGCAGTACCACTCCTGGATGAGCTCCGGCTACGACGGCGGCCACTCCGGCGGCCGGAGCAGCACCGGTAGCTCGTCGGAGGAGCTGGATTTGGAGCTGAGATTGTAGCAGCCGTAGCCAGATCGATTAACCGACATGTTATTGCAGCATTTTTGGCTGGTCTCTGCGGTTGGATGGATCGATGAAGAATGTGTGCATGGGCGaagcatcatgcatg
This is a stretch of genomic DNA from Oryza brachyantha chromosome 1, ObraRS2, whole genome shotgun sequence. It encodes these proteins:
- the LOC107305592 gene encoding protein SPEAR3-like, coding for MGSSHAGGEMCMEGGRAAAGRRGGKKQQAAEQQQHKVAKQPQRGLGVAQLEKIRLHNQMVAALRSAGGGALHDDAPSPPPPFAAPPAMAASPFHHQHYLTDCFEPADHRRIAGVQPYYEGHLPYSSNRLAAAPAAFVAYEVKGDQQYASSGQRQPQYHSWMSSGYDGGHSGGRSSTGSSSEELDLELRL